In Candidatus Nealsonbacteria bacterium, the sequence AACTAATTTTAAAGTGGCAGGTCAAGGTCCTGCTATTTTAATTCTGCACGGTTGGGGAGGTTCTTCTTTCTCGTGGTTAAAAGTTCAAAAACTTTTGTCAGCTAAAAGCTACAAAGTAATTTGTCCCGACTTTCCGGGATTTGGAAAAAGCAAAACCCCAAAAGAACCCTGGAGTATTACAGACTATGTAAGATGGACTGTTGATTTCATGAAATCTCAAAAATTAGACAGATTTTTTCTTTTAGGTCATTCTTTTGGAGGTAGGGTGGCAATAAAATTTGCAGTAGAATTTCCTGAAAAAGTAAAAGCCCTAATTTTGTGTGATACAGCCGGTATTAAACGAGAACCAAATCTGAAGACAAAGATAGTTTTTTTATTATCTAAAGTTGGTAATATGATATTTGCGCCTAAGTTTTTGGTAAGATTTAAAGACAAAGCTAGAAACCTTTTTTATATTTTTTTACGTCACAAAGATTATGTTAAAGCCAATGGAATTATGAAAGAAACAATGAAAAAAGTTTTGGATGAAGATTTATTATCTTATTTAAGTAATATCAAAATAAAAACATTGATTGTTTGGGGTAGAAAAGACAAAATAGTCCCATTAGAGGATGCTTACTTTTTTAAGGAAAAAATAAATAACTCCCAATTAGAAATTTTGCCAGAAATTGGTCATAGTCCTCATTTGGAAGTTCCAGAAAAATTAGTAAATATTATTTCAAATTTTTTAAGCCCGGTATAACAACTAGGCTGTTTTTCTGGGTAAATA encodes:
- a CDS encoding alpha/beta hydrolase — encoded protein: MEEKIVLINSLKTNFKVAGQGPAILILHGWGGSSFSWLKVQKLLSAKSYKVICPDFPGFGKSKTPKEPWSITDYVRWTVDFMKSQKLDRFFLLGHSFGGRVAIKFAVEFPEKVKALILCDTAGIKREPNLKTKIVFLLSKVGNMIFAPKFLVRFKDKARNLFYIFLRHKDYVKANGIMKETMKKVLDEDLLSYLSNIKIKTLIVWGRKDKIVPLEDAYFFKEKINNSQLEILPEIGHSPHLEVPEKLVNIISNFLSPV